In Leifsonia sp. PS1209, the genomic stretch CTCCGACACCCTCGCGCAGCGCACGAAGGTGAACAGGCCGCCGACCGCCGTTCCGGATGCGTTCGGCGTGCGCCCCGGCCGCTCAACCGTGCTTCCCGTGCTCGCCAACGACACGGACCCGGACGGCGACGTGCTCACGATCTCGGACGTGTCCGCCATCCCGGCCGCGCAGGGCACCCTCGAACTGGTCGAGGGCGGGCGCGCCATCCAGTTCACCCCCGGCGACGGACTGAGCGGCACCATCTCGTTCCGGTACACGGTCGACGACGGGCGAGGCGGCACCTCCTCGACGCAGGTGGATGCGACCCTGCACCAGCCGGCGCAGAACGCCGCCCCCGCCTCCACGAGGGCGAGCACGGCGCAGGCCGAGGTCGGCCAGTCCGTGAAGTACGACGTCCTCAACGACTGGCTCGACCCGGACGGCGACGACCTCTCGCTCGTGTCCGCGGCGGCCACCACCGAGGACGATGTCCAGTTCAAGCCGAACGGCGAGGTGACCTTCACCAGCAAGACCGGGCAGACCGGCTCGAAGGAGGTCAAGGTCACCGTCTCGGACGGCAAGAAGAGCACGACGGGTAGCCTGCTCATCACGGTCAAGCCCGCCGGATCGCTCGACCCCGTCGCCGTGCCCGACTTCGGCGGCGGGTTCACCGGGAAGCCGGTGGTCGTGCATCCACTGGACAACGACCAGTCGCCGTCCGGGCAGCCGCTCAGCCTGGTGGGCGCCTCGATCGACGGTCAGGCGGCCGCCGACGTGACCACGGACGCCGCGCGCGGCACCGTCACCCTGCTCAGCAACGCGCCCGGCGAGTTCTACGTGACGTACACCCTGGGGGCCGGGCCGAAGTCGACCACCGGGCTGATCCGGGTCAACGTGGTCGCCGACGGCGGCTCGGACGCCCCGCCCGTCGCCGTCACGGACACCGCATACGTGCGCCCGGGCGAGCCGACCTCGGTCAGCGTGCTCGACAACGACGTGTCCCCGTCCGGGCGGGTGCTCGTCGTCCGGTCGGTCACCGCGGCCAAGGGAGCAGGCGATCTCAACGTCGAGGTGCTCGACAACGCGATCGTCAAGATCACGGCGCCGACCGTGCTCGCCGAGCAGGTGCAGCTGGTCTACACCGTCTCGGACGGCATCCACGAGGCGAAGGCGGGCATCACCGTCGTCCCGGTTCCTCCGCTGGTCACCCACCAGCCGCCGATCGCCGTCGACGACACGGTGACGGTGCGCGCCGGCGACATCGCGACTGTTCCGGTGATGGACAACGACTACTCGCCGGACAACGCTCCGTTCTCGCTCGACCCCGCTCTCCGCGATGACGCGGCGGCGGGCAAGGGTGCCACCGCGTTCGTCAGCGGCAAGACCGTGCGATACCAGGCGCCGACCCAGCCCGGCCAGTACAGCGTCGTCTACGGCGTGACGGACAAGCTCGGCCAGAAGGCCCAGGCCACGGTGAGCTTCGTGGTCACGGCTCCGGACAAGGGCTCCGACAAGGCGCCGCGCCCGCAGCCGCTCACGATCAGGGCGTTCGCCGGATCGACCGTGCCGGTGGACGTGCCGCTCGACGGCATCGACCCGGACGGCGACTCGGTCACGCTCGCCGGGCTCGGAACGCAGCCGACCCTCGGCCGCATCTCCGACAGCTCGAGCACGTCCTTCACCTACGAGGCGTACCCGGACTCGGCGGGCACGGACACGTTCACCTACCAGGTCAAGGACACCTACGGGAAGACGGCGACCGGCACGGTCAGCATCGGCGTCATCCCGCGGCCGACCTCCGTGCAGTCGCCGATCGCCGGGAACGACCCGGTGCAGGTGAAGCCGGGACGCACCGTCTCCGTCCCGGTGCTCGACAACGACTCCGACCCCAACGGATACACCATCGCCGTGCAGAAGAAGCTGCTGCAGGTGGATGCGGGCCTCAAGGCCTCCGTGCACGGCAAGGTGGTCCTCGTCACCGCCCCGAAGACCGAGGGCGCGTACATCGTCCGCTACCAGATCAGCAACGGCCAGGGCGGTGTCGCGAGCGCCTTCATCCAGGTGACCGTCACCCCGAACGCCAAGGAGCAGTACCCGTCGGCGGTCGACCACCTGATCGAACCGGATGCTGTCGCCAACAAGGACAGCGTGAAGGTGGATGCGCTGGCCGGGGCGACCAACCCGTCCGGCCTCGTCGAAGACCTCACGGTCGCGGTCACCGGCCCGAACGCGGGAGCGGCCGAGGTGGGTGCCGGCGGCGCGATCACCGTGCATCCCGCGGCCAAGCGGCTCGCCATCGCCTACCAGGTGAAGGATCCGGTGACCGGCCTCACCGGCGACGCGTTTATCATCGTGCCGCCGAAGGGCGACGCCACGGCCCCTCCGAGCATCGCGAAGTCGCTGCCGCAGCAGATCGTCGAGATGGGCGGGAGCAAGACCTGGAAGCTGTCGGACATCCTGGATGTGCCGTCCGGCAGGGCGGTCAAGCTCACCGGAGCGAGCGGGGTCAGCGCGACCAACAGCACGGGCGCCTCGTCGTACGGCGACGAGCAGACGCTCCGCTTCACCGCGGCGAAGGACTACCGGGGTCCGGCGGCGATCACGTTCAAGGTCAACGACGGACGGGATGCTGGCCAGACGACCGACCGCATCACGACGCTGGTGCTGCCGATCACCGTCGGCAGTCCCGACCAGTCGGATGTCGCGCCGACCTTCACGTCGCCGAGCGAGAAGATCGAACCGGGGGAGGCTCCGCTGACGATCGACCTCCGCGCGTCGAGCTTCCACCCGAACCCGGCGATCCTGGCGAAGCTCACGTACTCGAACCCGCAGTGGGCGAACAAGCAGATCCAGGTGGGGCTGAACGGCTCGTCGCTGTCCCTGTCCGCGCCCCTCGGCGTGCAGCCCGGGCAGTCGACGACGGTCGCAGTGACGATCAGTTCGGGGACGCACACGATCGCGGGCACCGTCAACGTGCAGGTGGTGAGCTCCAACCGGCCGGTCGCCAGCCAGAAGAACCCGCCGCAGACTCAAGAGCTGCAGCGCGGGAAGTCGGTGACCTTGAGCGGCGCCGCGAGCGACTCGGCCTGGGTGAACCCGTTCCCCGGGCATCCGCTCACCATCACCGATGCCAAGGCCGGCAGCGCTCCGTCCGGGGTGACGGTGACGTACACCGGGTCGTCGATCACGGTGAGCGCGGCCTCCGGTGCGGCGATCGGCGCCGTCAACATCGTCTACCACGTGCAGGATGCGACGAAGGACCCGAAGCGCACGGCCGCGGCCGTCGGGCAGTACCGCGTGACCGTCCACGACGTTCCGGACAAGCCGGGTGCCCCCAGCAACGCCAAGGCGAGCGACGGGCAGGCGACGGTCGACATCGCCGCCCCAGCGAACAACGGGAAGCCGATCGACCAGTACGAGGTGCGCGGCGGCCCGAAGGCCGTGACCACGAGCTCGATCGGCCAGGTGACCATCGGCGGGCTGACCAACGGCACGGCGTACTCGTTCACCGTGAGGGCGCACAACGCGGACGGGTGGAGCCAGCAGTCGGCGCCGAGCGCGTCCGTCACGCCGTACGGGACCCCGCAGGCGGTCAGCGGCGCGACGATCAGCGCCGACCAGTATGCGCCGAGCGACCTGCGGCTGAGCTGGAACGGTCTGTCCGACCCCTCCGGCACGGGCGGCGGTTCGGTGACGTACCAGTGGCGGCTCAACGGCGGAGCGTGGAACAACACCTCGGGAACGACCGCGACGGTGTCGAACCAGGGCGTCGGCGACTACTCGTTCCAGGTGCGCGCCGTCAACGACCACAGCAACAAGACCGGTGGCGCTGACACCTCCAACACGGTCTCCGTGGCGAAGAAGCCGGACCCCCAGCCGTCGATCGACCTCTCCCAGGGCGACCTGGAACCCGGATATGCGCACAGCTTCACCTACGACGTGACGCTCAACCACTTCGGCGCGAACACGCGGTACACGATGAACTTCTACTGCAACGGCGGAAAGCTCACCAGTGAGTCGATCACCACCAACGGCAGTGGATACGCGCACTACCGAGGTGCGCCGAACGGGCTGCACGCGTACTGCGGATACAAGGGTGCGTACGTGACGGCAGGCGGCGTGCAGAGCAGCGTTCAGGACTGGTCCCCGTAAAGAATGGATGGAACACCGTGGCAGTAACGCAGGAACAGGCAGACTGGTTCGCCGGCGCCTTCTCCCAGCTGGTGGCGAACGTCGACAAGGCGATCCTCGGCAAGGAGCACAGCATCCGGCTCGTCATCACGGCGATGCTCTCCGGAGGGCACGTGCTGCTCGAGGACGTGCCTGGCACGGGGAAGACCGTGCTGGCGAAGGCGCTCGCGAACACCATCGAGGGGACGCAGTCGCGCATCCAGTTCACGCCGGACCTGCTGCCGTCCGACGTGACGGGCGTGACGATCTACGACCAGAGCAACGGCCGGTTCGAGTTCCACCCCGGCCCGATCTTCGCCTCGGTCGTGCTCGCGGACGAGATCAACAGGGCGAGCCCGAAGACCCAGTCCGCCCTACTCGAGGTGATGGAGGAGGGCGTCGTCACGGTCGACGGCGTCGGGCATCCCGTCGGGGCGCCGTTCGTGGTGATCGCCACGCAGAACCCGGTGGAGCAGGCGGGAACGTACTCGCTGCCGGAGGCGCAGCTCGACCGCTTCCTGATCAAGACGTCGCTCGGCTACCCGGACCACGAGACCACGGTGAACCTGCTGCTCGACTCCTCGAACCGCTCGCGGGCGGCGGGCGTGCGGCCGATCATCGCCTCGGACTCCGTGACGGCGCTCGCGCAGCTCGCCTCCGACGTGCACACCGACGCGGCGGTGATGGGCTACCTGAGTGAGATCGTCTCGGCGACCCGCGCCGACAAGGACTCCGCCCTCGGCGTCAGCATCCGCGGCGCCCTCGCGCTCGCCCGTGCGGCCAAGACCTGGGCGATCTCGGCCGGGCGCACGTACGTGACACCCGACGACGTCCGGGAGCTCGCCCTCCCTGTGCTCGCGCACCGCGTGATCGTCGACCCGGAGTCCGAGTTCGCCGGCGTGACGGCCGAGGACATCGTGTCGCGCGCCATCGCCGAAGCCACCCCGCCCGCCTACCGAGCGGCCTGATGACGACGGACACCCCAGCACCCACCGGGCGCCGCAGACGGGCGCGCCCGCTGTCCCAGGCCGGTATCGCGGCCGGGCAGCTGGGCGACGCTGTGCGCGGCACGTTCGGTGCGCTCGGCCGCCGCATCCATCCGGCCTGGCGGGCCGTCACCGGATGGCTGGCGCCGGTGCTCGGGGTGGTGAGCACGTTCGGCTGGATCGTGCTCGGGGGAGCCGCGGTCTCCCTGCTGCTGCTCCTGCTGCTCGGCTGGGCGGAGTTCGCCTTCCTCGGGGCGACGCTGTTCGCGGCCTTTCTGATCGCGGTCGGCTTCGTGTTCGGCCGCTCCACCTACGACGTGGCGATCGAGCTGAACCCGCGCCGCGTGGTGGCGGGCGACAGAGCACTCGGCCGCATGGTCGTGCGGAACTCGGGATCGAAGCCGGTGCTGCCGACCAGGATGGAGCTGCCCGTCGGAGCCGGCGTCGCCGAGTTCATGGTGCCGAGGCTCGCCGCCGGGGAGGAGAGCGAGGAGCTGTTCGCCGTCCCGACCGCGCGCCGCGCCCTGATCCTCGCCGGTCCTGCGCTCTCCGTCCGCGGCGACCAGCTCGGGCTGCTGCGC encodes the following:
- a CDS encoding MoxR family ATPase, encoding MAVTQEQADWFAGAFSQLVANVDKAILGKEHSIRLVITAMLSGGHVLLEDVPGTGKTVLAKALANTIEGTQSRIQFTPDLLPSDVTGVTIYDQSNGRFEFHPGPIFASVVLADEINRASPKTQSALLEVMEEGVVTVDGVGHPVGAPFVVIATQNPVEQAGTYSLPEAQLDRFLIKTSLGYPDHETTVNLLLDSSNRSRAAGVRPIIASDSVTALAQLASDVHTDAAVMGYLSEIVSATRADKDSALGVSIRGALALARAAKTWAISAGRTYVTPDDVRELALPVLAHRVIVDPESEFAGVTAEDIVSRAIAEATPPAYRAA
- a CDS encoding Ig-like domain-containing protein translates to MVAGVPLTIAVLHNGFPVNAVDLDTRDVWVTNGDKLMGGRLNHQINELDAAVTGASSDLDVLQDGSAYFLTDAPHGTVDKIDPAFVSLGGRIQIPEKSQLGYGGNTLSVLSPAGQLWVLDASGRLDFDKTKTRPTAKVGQDAQLVVTKSGTTFVVAPSGKKLYTVEHPGAEPTTASFPVPGRFQLSAVGDRPVVLDTQGNRLVTADGKTVDLPAKGLKLQQPSADDPSALVATASSLLSVPLGGGTVVAHPAGATAAGGTAAVSAPVRLGSCSYGAWAGSARYLYACDGKKDIGVDIDQPVKGDDLEFRVNHGVIALNNLRDGNAWVVSSNMRLVQNWAQLKPNETTVQGDTGEEKPVLQSFSDTLAQRTKVNRPPTAVPDAFGVRPGRSTVLPVLANDTDPDGDVLTISDVSAIPAAQGTLELVEGGRAIQFTPGDGLSGTISFRYTVDDGRGGTSSTQVDATLHQPAQNAAPASTRASTAQAEVGQSVKYDVLNDWLDPDGDDLSLVSAAATTEDDVQFKPNGEVTFTSKTGQTGSKEVKVTVSDGKKSTTGSLLITVKPAGSLDPVAVPDFGGGFTGKPVVVHPLDNDQSPSGQPLSLVGASIDGQAAADVTTDAARGTVTLLSNAPGEFYVTYTLGAGPKSTTGLIRVNVVADGGSDAPPVAVTDTAYVRPGEPTSVSVLDNDVSPSGRVLVVRSVTAAKGAGDLNVEVLDNAIVKITAPTVLAEQVQLVYTVSDGIHEAKAGITVVPVPPLVTHQPPIAVDDTVTVRAGDIATVPVMDNDYSPDNAPFSLDPALRDDAAAGKGATAFVSGKTVRYQAPTQPGQYSVVYGVTDKLGQKAQATVSFVVTAPDKGSDKAPRPQPLTIRAFAGSTVPVDVPLDGIDPDGDSVTLAGLGTQPTLGRISDSSSTSFTYEAYPDSAGTDTFTYQVKDTYGKTATGTVSIGVIPRPTSVQSPIAGNDPVQVKPGRTVSVPVLDNDSDPNGYTIAVQKKLLQVDAGLKASVHGKVVLVTAPKTEGAYIVRYQISNGQGGVASAFIQVTVTPNAKEQYPSAVDHLIEPDAVANKDSVKVDALAGATNPSGLVEDLTVAVTGPNAGAAEVGAGGAITVHPAAKRLAIAYQVKDPVTGLTGDAFIIVPPKGDATAPPSIAKSLPQQIVEMGGSKTWKLSDILDVPSGRAVKLTGASGVSATNSTGASSYGDEQTLRFTAAKDYRGPAAITFKVNDGRDAGQTTDRITTLVLPITVGSPDQSDVAPTFTSPSEKIEPGEAPLTIDLRASSFHPNPAILAKLTYSNPQWANKQIQVGLNGSSLSLSAPLGVQPGQSTTVAVTISSGTHTIAGTVNVQVVSSNRPVASQKNPPQTQELQRGKSVTLSGAASDSAWVNPFPGHPLTITDAKAGSAPSGVTVTYTGSSITVSAASGAAIGAVNIVYHVQDATKDPKRTAAAVGQYRVTVHDVPDKPGAPSNAKASDGQATVDIAAPANNGKPIDQYEVRGGPKAVTTSSIGQVTIGGLTNGTAYSFTVRAHNADGWSQQSAPSASVTPYGTPQAVSGATISADQYAPSDLRLSWNGLSDPSGTGGGSVTYQWRLNGGAWNNTSGTTATVSNQGVGDYSFQVRAVNDHSNKTGGADTSNTVSVAKKPDPQPSIDLSQGDLEPGYAHSFTYDVTLNHFGANTRYTMNFYCNGGKLTSESITTNGSGYAHYRGAPNGLHAYCGYKGAYVTAGGVQSSVQDWSP